A region from the uncultured Holophaga sp. genome encodes:
- a CDS encoding prepilin-type N-terminal cleavage/methylation domain-containing protein produces MSHRTSSGRVRQAGFSMVELLMAAFVMAIGILGLTMLQAMSVRAGAGSKSLTTALMVAEQVMDQIESNGRNSLLFVQSQPSSTPPTWMTSSFTTASVSPPAVPSLTYNHAGRLNTGDPIDANPYFSVYIQPDTDASHSGIITPAPGLGGVANVQIVVQWVEDAAAGPRQVLLSRRIAYATS; encoded by the coding sequence ATGAGTCACCGGACCTCATCCGGCCGTGTGAGGCAGGCCGGCTTCAGCATGGTGGAGCTGCTCATGGCCGCCTTTGTGATGGCCATCGGCATCCTGGGCCTGACCATGCTGCAGGCCATGTCCGTCCGGGCAGGGGCAGGCAGCAAGAGCCTGACCACGGCCCTCATGGTGGCTGAGCAGGTGATGGACCAGATCGAGTCCAATGGGCGGAACAGTCTCCTCTTTGTCCAGTCCCAGCCCTCTTCGACGCCGCCGACCTGGATGACCAGTTCTTTCACCACTGCATCCGTTTCGCCCCCGGCCGTGCCCAGTCTGACCTATAACCACGCCGGTCGTCTGAACACTGGCGATCCGATTGATGCCAACCCCTACTTCTCGGTTTATATCCAGCCTGATACCGATGCTTCCCACAGCGGCATCATCACGCCCGCCCCAGGACTGGGTGGGGTGGCCAACGTCCAGATCGTCGTGCAGTGGGTTGAGGACGCGGCTGCCGGGCCCCGGCAGGTGCTGCTGTCCAGGAGGATTGCGTATGCGACCAGTTAG
- a CDS encoding prepilin-type N-terminal cleavage/methylation domain-containing protein codes for MRRKPLSQGFTLIELLVVLVIVGVLAIVGVTTLTPRPSVSVRSVLDEVEGTLVAAQKSTMTTSRDIFLSSSGDWVSGTLVLDGRPLLSTLADPLTAADLVAGADNKRVGGNNECFRSRSPKDRDHSYAGIETGNGWYAAALAGGPGLADTAPINTQADFVAALGNPLFTGAANTIVINGLTKRFATGFSVVVVGLRDGQPVPGGPIGVIVVPQNSASVYKFYKSASSAEWRKL; via the coding sequence ATGCGACGAAAACCCCTCTCTCAAGGTTTCACCCTGATCGAGCTGCTGGTCGTCCTGGTCATCGTGGGCGTGCTGGCGATCGTGGGGGTGACCACACTCACCCCCAGGCCCTCGGTGTCCGTCAGGTCCGTCCTCGATGAGGTAGAGGGAACCCTCGTCGCCGCGCAGAAGAGCACGATGACCACTTCCCGGGACATCTTCCTTTCCTCAAGTGGGGATTGGGTTTCCGGGACGCTGGTGCTGGATGGCCGGCCCCTCCTCTCTACGCTTGCCGATCCGCTCACGGCAGCGGATCTGGTGGCGGGGGCTGACAACAAGCGGGTGGGGGGCAACAACGAGTGCTTCCGCTCCCGGAGTCCCAAAGATCGGGATCACAGCTATGCCGGGATCGAGACCGGCAACGGATGGTACGCCGCCGCCCTGGCGGGGGGGCCGGGTCTCGCGGATACGGCACCGATCAACACTCAGGCCGACTTCGTCGCGGCACTGGGAAATCCGCTCTTCACGGGAGCGGCCAACACCATCGTGATCAACGGCCTAACCAAGCGCTTCGCCACTGGGTTCAGTGTCGTGGTGGTGGGCTTGAGGGACGGACAACCGGTCCCGGGTGGTCCCATCGGGGTCATCGTCGTTCCCCAGAACAGCGCCTCGGTCTACAAGTTCTACAAGTCGGCAAGCAGTGCTGAGTGGAGGAAGCTATGA